Proteins from a single region of Aerococcus viridans:
- a CDS encoding polysaccharide deacetylase family protein, whose product MLKKLPILLLTGLLLAGCAGNEQEKDDGSQEQATSSESLEANNTNDGEDAESIGHDEDTNEETDNQVANYYIDPEISSVLPANEDANPNVVLATVDDVPRKLPETPTSSVEEAQAMADRGIYGIFFVNGMYLQGEDGEEGRQALKEIADMGHVIGNHTLTHYSLDQVPDEETLRHEIIGNQDIIEEVIGYRPQFFRPPHGIEAPGLEGILEEENMVSMNWSYGFDWDENYSDPATLADVMVNTEFLSPGANLLMHDLTWTNEAMPAILDGIQAKGYEFVDARDIATRDEMADL is encoded by the coding sequence ATGTTGAAAAAATTACCCATTCTATTATTAACAGGTTTGCTTTTAGCTGGTTGTGCTGGAAATGAACAAGAGAAAGACGATGGGTCCCAAGAACAAGCTACTTCTAGTGAATCTTTAGAGGCTAACAATACTAATGATGGTGAAGATGCGGAAAGCATTGGTCACGATGAGGATACTAATGAAGAAACAGATAATCAAGTAGCTAACTACTATATCGACCCTGAGATTTCAAGTGTATTGCCGGCTAATGAGGATGCGAACCCTAATGTTGTGCTCGCCACTGTCGATGATGTACCAAGGAAGTTACCCGAAACACCAACGTCGTCAGTAGAGGAAGCACAAGCTATGGCCGATCGCGGTATTTACGGGATTTTCTTCGTCAACGGTATGTACTTACAAGGTGAAGATGGCGAAGAAGGCAGGCAAGCATTAAAAGAGATTGCCGACATGGGTCATGTGATTGGTAACCACACGCTTACTCATTATAGTCTTGACCAAGTACCTGACGAAGAAACCTTGCGTCACGAAATTATTGGTAACCAAGATATTATTGAAGAAGTTATTGGTTATCGCCCACAATTCTTCCGTCCACCACACGGTATTGAAGCCCCAGGATTAGAAGGGATTTTAGAAGAAGAAAATATGGTGTCGATGAACTGGTCGTATGGTTTTGATTGGGACGAAAACTATTCAGACCCAGCAACACTAGCAGATGTCATGGTGAACACTGAATTCTTATCCCCAGGCGCTAATTTATTAATGCACGACTTAACTTGGACTAACGAAGCTATGCCGGCCATACTAGACGGTATCCAAGCCAAAGGATATGAATTTGTTGACGCCCGTGACATCGCTACACGAGACGAAATGGCTGACTTATAA
- a CDS encoding rhodanese-like domain-containing protein, translated as MTTTLNKIAYENLQDQVVVDIRENTTFRQGHLPNSLNVTAKQKDKYWDGLVKNKENLVILTDKEESLVDFEDLDPNAYLLFEDIPQEVLVTSAEITAADFLQLPDDQDYVLLDLRHPDEITRPAPEKNLVNIPLEKLADNLEKIDSDKDIYLLCGSGGRATAGDAYLTAHGYNKTHVIEGGIKAVIQAQGE; from the coding sequence ATGACAACAACATTAAATAAAATCGCATATGAAAACTTACAAGACCAAGTAGTGGTGGATATCCGTGAAAATACAACCTTCCGCCAAGGTCACTTGCCGAATAGCTTGAACGTCACAGCCAAACAAAAAGACAAATACTGGGATGGCTTGGTCAAAAACAAAGAAAACCTCGTCATCCTTACAGATAAGGAAGAATCGCTTGTTGACTTTGAAGACTTAGATCCAAACGCTTATCTTCTTTTTGAAGATATCCCGCAAGAAGTATTGGTTACCAGTGCAGAAATCACTGCAGCAGATTTCTTACAATTGCCTGATGACCAGGATTATGTATTATTAGACTTACGTCACCCAGATGAAATTACCCGCCCAGCACCAGAGAAAAACTTGGTCAATATCCCACTAGAAAAGCTAGCGGATAACTTAGAAAAAATTGATAGCGACAAAGATATTTACCTACTCTGTGGATCAGGCGGCCGCGCCACAGCAGGCGACGCCTACTTAACAGCACATGGCTACAACAAAACGCATGTCATCGAAGGCGGCATCAAAGCAGTCATTCAAGCACAAGGGGAATAA
- a CDS encoding TIGR00730 family Rossman fold protein yields MELKSVAVYLGSAVGDDPMYEETATRVGEVIAKSGRTLVYGGSNVGCMAAVANGALAFGGDVMGVVPQKLADNNIQHPDLTKLFVVQGMHERKAQMIDLSDGFIALPGGPGTMEELFEVISWKQVGYHDKPIGILNVNNYYDGLLDFLDFQVDHGFMHQQYRDMLLVETDPEVLLEKMAAYEPTAEAKWK; encoded by the coding sequence ATGGAACTTAAAAGTGTTGCGGTATATTTGGGATCGGCTGTTGGGGATGATCCGATGTATGAAGAAACGGCGACAAGGGTCGGCGAAGTGATTGCTAAATCAGGGCGGACTTTGGTTTATGGCGGGTCAAATGTGGGTTGTATGGCTGCTGTAGCGAACGGGGCTTTGGCATTTGGCGGCGATGTGATGGGGGTTGTGCCACAGAAGTTGGCGGACAATAATATTCAACATCCTGACCTGACTAAACTGTTTGTTGTCCAAGGGATGCACGAACGAAAGGCGCAGATGATTGATTTGTCTGACGGGTTTATTGCCTTGCCGGGTGGTCCAGGGACCATGGAAGAGTTGTTTGAGGTGATTTCCTGGAAGCAAGTTGGTTACCACGATAAACCAATCGGGATTTTGAATGTGAATAACTACTATGATGGCTTGTTGGACTTTTTAGATTTCCAAGTCGATCATGGGTTTATGCATCAACAATACCGGGATATGTTGTTGGTTGAAACTGATCCGGAAGTCTTGTTAGAGAAAATGGCTGCTTATGAACCAACAGCAGAAGCGAAGTGGAAATAA